Proteins encoded within one genomic window of Haloplanus vescus:
- a CDS encoding preprotein translocase subunit Sec61beta: MSGSQSGGLMSSAGLVRYFDAEDRNAIRIDPKTVVAFGVLFGVLVQILNVVSL; this comes from the coding sequence ATGAGTGGCAGTCAAAGCGGCGGTCTGATGTCGAGTGCGGGGCTGGTTCGCTACTTCGACGCTGAGGACCGCAACGCCATCCGCATCGACCCCAAGACCGTGGTCGCGTTCGGCGTGCTCTTCGGCGTGCTGGTGCAGATTCTGAACGTCGTCTCGCTGTAA
- a CDS encoding DUF373 family protein: MLLVLCVDLDDDLGRKTGIDTPVVGRDAVSDAAVALATADPEDSDVNVMFQGVHVVDELRASESEEVEVAAVTGVQGSEVRATREVGEEVDTVLAGLSTGESVRAIVITDGAQDESVLPVIRSRVPIDSVRRVVVRQAQNLESMYYTVKQVLDDPETRGTLLVPLGILLLIYPFVTIATFFEVPGAAVIGLISALLGLYTLFRGLGLESTVDEVAERVRSVLYTGRVTIITYVVAAALLIVGGAEGVETLRTVESGVSGPPSAVTVLAALVNGSIRWFAAAGITSSLGQVTDECLADEFKWRYLNAPFYVVAIAIVLYAVSGFLLPPATGITSFTLTDLAVALTAGTLLGVLSTLAFAIAESRYPTADPA; encoded by the coding sequence GTGCTCCTGGTGCTCTGTGTGGACCTCGACGACGACCTCGGTCGCAAGACCGGCATCGACACGCCGGTCGTGGGCCGAGACGCCGTCAGCGACGCGGCCGTCGCCCTCGCCACCGCGGACCCCGAGGACTCGGACGTGAACGTCATGTTCCAGGGCGTCCACGTCGTCGACGAACTCCGCGCCAGCGAGTCCGAGGAGGTCGAGGTAGCCGCCGTCACCGGCGTGCAGGGGAGCGAGGTGCGGGCGACCCGCGAAGTGGGCGAGGAGGTCGATACGGTGCTCGCGGGACTCTCGACCGGCGAGTCCGTCCGCGCCATCGTCATCACCGACGGCGCACAGGACGAGTCGGTGCTGCCCGTCATCCGCTCTCGCGTCCCCATCGACAGCGTCCGCCGCGTCGTCGTCCGGCAGGCTCAGAACCTCGAATCAATGTACTACACCGTCAAGCAGGTGCTCGACGACCCCGAGACGCGGGGGACGCTTTTGGTGCCGCTCGGCATTCTCCTGCTCATCTATCCCTTCGTCACCATCGCGACGTTCTTCGAGGTGCCGGGCGCGGCGGTCATCGGCCTCATCTCCGCGCTGCTCGGCCTCTACACCCTGTTCCGGGGCCTCGGCTTGGAGTCGACGGTCGACGAGGTGGCCGAACGCGTCCGGAGCGTCCTCTACACCGGCCGAGTGACCATCATCACCTACGTCGTCGCGGCGGCGCTACTCATCGTCGGCGGCGCCGAGGGCGTCGAGACACTGCGTACCGTCGAGTCGGGAGTCTCCGGTCCACCTTCCGCCGTGACGGTGCTCGCGGCGCTGGTCAACGGCTCGATTCGCTGGTTCGCGGCCGCCGGCATCACCAGTAGCCTCGGGCAGGTGACCGACGAGTGTCTCGCCGACGAGTTCAAGTGGCGCTACCTGAACGCGCCGTTCTACGTCGTCGCCATCGCCATCGTCCTCTACGCCGTCTCGGGGTTCCTCCTCCCGCCGGCCACGGGAATAACGTCGTTCACCCTCACCGACCTCGCCGTGGCGCTCACGGCGGGGACGCTCTTGGGCGTGTTGAGCACGCTCGCGTTCGCCATCGCGGAGTCGCGGTATCCCACCGCCGACCCCGCTTAG
- a CDS encoding TIGR01548 family HAD-type hydrolase, which produces MDVDAVVLDIDGVLVDVADSYRRAIVESVDRVYGQTVDDAAVQQFKNAGGFNNDWELTYAAALFVLARDAGYDADVTAFTDDIATRGGGLDAAETVVRDAGYDAVFDRWDTDRLRDVFQALYLGSDLYRELEGGDPPVETQGYIHDEPVLADRETIADLTDRFAVGVLTGRPAAEATIALSRVELSVPDAHRFTMDDWAEGKPHPRALVTLADRLDADRVAFAGDTLDDVRTAVNAAEADDRTFHGIGVLTGGLSGESGRRAFEDAGAAAVVDSVNDLPALLE; this is translated from the coding sequence ATGGACGTAGACGCGGTCGTTCTCGACATCGACGGCGTACTCGTCGACGTGGCGGACTCCTACCGCCGCGCCATCGTCGAGTCCGTCGACCGGGTGTACGGGCAGACCGTCGACGACGCGGCGGTCCAGCAGTTCAAGAACGCCGGCGGCTTCAACAACGACTGGGAACTCACGTACGCGGCGGCGCTGTTCGTCCTCGCGCGCGACGCGGGCTACGACGCCGACGTGACGGCCTTCACCGACGACATCGCGACTCGCGGCGGCGGCCTCGACGCCGCGGAAACCGTCGTTCGCGACGCAGGCTACGACGCCGTCTTCGACCGCTGGGACACCGACCGCCTGCGCGACGTGTTTCAGGCGCTCTATCTCGGCTCCGACCTCTACCGGGAGTTGGAGGGCGGCGACCCGCCCGTCGAGACGCAGGGGTACATCCACGACGAACCCGTCCTCGCCGACCGGGAGACGATAGCCGACCTGACCGACCGCTTCGCTGTCGGCGTGTTGACGGGGCGACCCGCCGCCGAGGCGACCATCGCCCTCTCGCGAGTCGAGCTGTCGGTCCCCGACGCCCACCGGTTCACGATGGACGACTGGGCGGAGGGCAAGCCCCATCCGCGCGCGTTGGTGACGCTGGCGGACCGCCTCGACGCCGACCGGGTCGCCTTCGCGGGCGACACCCTCGACGACGTTCGCACCGCCGTCAACGCCGCCGAGGCCGACGACCGCACCTTCCACGGCATCGGCGTCCTCACCGGCGGCCTGTCCGGCGAATCCGGCCGGCGTGCCTTCGAGGACGCGGGCGCCGCCGCCGTCGTCGACAGCGTGAACGACCTGCCGGCCCTGCTGGAGTGA
- the hisE gene encoding phosphoribosyl-ATP diphosphatase, which produces MTDDDTDAVLDSLFATIEDRRDRLPDDSYTASLFTHEKGENAALEKVGEEATEVILAAKDDDREELLAESGDLVYHLLVVLAMNDATVEDLRDELEDRF; this is translated from the coding sequence ATGACCGACGACGACACGGACGCCGTTCTCGACTCCCTCTTTGCCACCATCGAGGACCGGCGGGACCGACTCCCCGACGACTCCTACACGGCCTCGCTGTTCACCCACGAGAAAGGCGAGAACGCGGCGCTGGAGAAGGTCGGCGAGGAGGCGACGGAAGTGATTCTCGCGGCGAAAGACGACGACCGAGAGGAACTGCTCGCGGAGTCGGGCGACTTGGTCTATCACTTGCTCGTCGTCCTCGCGATGAACGACGCGACGGTCGAGGACCTGCGCGACGAGCTCGAAGACCGCTTCTAG
- the pdxT gene encoding pyridoxal 5'-phosphate synthase glutaminase subunit PdxT, whose amino-acid sequence MSAVRIGVVAVQGNVSEHVTAIERAAAATGYDADVVEIRESGTVPECDALALPGGESTTISQLLAREGIDEEIVAHAEAGKPILATCAGLIVASRDAQDDRVETLDILDVAVDRNAFGRQVDSFEAGLDVRGLDDPFHAVFIRAPAVDDVGDGVEVLASWDDRPVAVRDGPVLATAFHPELTDDYRLHRLALFDRLPVEA is encoded by the coding sequence ATGTCGGCCGTTCGGATCGGCGTCGTCGCCGTCCAGGGCAACGTGAGCGAGCACGTGACGGCAATCGAACGCGCAGCGGCGGCGACAGGCTACGACGCCGACGTCGTCGAAATTCGCGAATCCGGCACCGTCCCCGAGTGCGACGCCCTCGCGCTTCCCGGCGGCGAGTCGACGACCATCTCCCAGCTGCTGGCACGGGAGGGCATCGACGAGGAAATCGTCGCCCACGCCGAGGCGGGCAAGCCGATTCTCGCGACGTGTGCGGGCCTGATAGTCGCGTCCCGTGACGCCCAAGACGACCGAGTGGAGACCCTCGACATCCTCGACGTAGCCGTCGACCGCAACGCCTTCGGCCGACAGGTTGACAGTTTCGAGGCAGGCCTCGACGTTCGCGGCCTGGATGATCCCTTCCACGCAGTGTTCATCCGCGCCCCCGCCGTCGACGACGTGGGCGACGGCGTCGAGGTGCTGGCGTCGTGGGACGACCGCCCCGTCGCGGTGCGGGACGGCCCCGTCCTCGCCACGGCGTTCCACCCTGAACTCACCGACGACTACCGACTCCACCGCCTCGCGCTGTTCGACCGCCTCCCGGTCGAAGCGTAA
- a CDS encoding VOC family protein, which yields MDVLHTAIEVSDLDETRVFYEDLLGLDRSRQYELNGVTNYYVTGAGPGELQFRVVDDAPDPTGIEHIAVAADDVDTTVEDAADRGVPVQQEPRTLERVNRRLAILTDPDGYTVHVIEDL from the coding sequence ATGGACGTGCTCCACACAGCCATCGAAGTGTCGGACCTCGACGAAACCCGTGTGTTCTACGAGGACTTGCTGGGCCTCGACCGCTCGCGGCAGTACGAGCTAAACGGCGTGACGAACTACTACGTCACGGGCGCCGGGCCGGGCGAACTCCAGTTCCGCGTCGTCGACGACGCCCCCGACCCGACGGGCATCGAACACATCGCCGTCGCCGCCGACGACGTGGACACGACGGTGGAAGACGCCGCTGACCGCGGCGTGCCCGTTCAGCAGGAACCCCGAACGCTGGAGCGGGTAAACCGTCGACTCGCCATCCTCACCGACCCCGACGGCTACACGGTCCACGTCATCGAGGACTTATAG
- a CDS encoding type II toxin-antitoxin system HicB family antitoxin codes for MSRARDSDDTSDVTLSVDGEWYVARDEETGIASQGETRAEALANLAEALELHEQPVPEGEDVDDPSSAPWL; via the coding sequence ATGAGCCGGGCTCGCGACTCCGACGACACAAGTGACGTAACGCTCTCGGTGGACGGAGAGTGGTACGTCGCCCGTGACGAGGAGACGGGAATCGCGAGCCAAGGGGAGACGCGGGCTGAGGCCTTGGCGAATCTCGCGGAGGCACTCGAACTCCACGAGCAACCAGTCCCCGAGGGCGAGGACGTCGACGACCCGTCGTCGGCTCCGTGGTTATGA
- a CDS encoding DUF7096 domain-containing protein, with the protein MRALPVLAVALLVCSAVVGATGSLAGVSSTTDAPRAVDGSTVSQTDNESLQQVNVLDIPPTSVERWDVNRQYVDLGPAVALSTNATTDRLRTIEMAERIEASNTSDQRAERIQTALQNLESRTNELDQQQTDAVAAYGRGELSSQDLLVELVRVSIVAEELSDRRSRLETLADETPGFTIDRGRMASIGNRLSAFTGPVRAHAEQVIRGDAAPHRYYLATGAQSVTVSTIVDDTYYREAYRGDLRNGEGDAIELEVALDIVATSYPVIWNTTREQTQVFGGGETYPVRIAHSRGDLTAFVDSDARVVYAEHQRRPLSSLVADRRADQTAEGLRLHVNHTYPGGPVEVTVVDAQTGSPVDANVSMTIETGAERPLDPTGDDGTLWTLSPYRPYTITAERQGDTVEATIEPGAPPRVQPTTRDDNETEDNETTATPTPTPTPAVFE; encoded by the coding sequence ATGAGAGCCCTCCCCGTCCTCGCGGTCGCCCTTCTCGTCTGCTCTGCCGTGGTCGGGGCGACGGGCAGCCTCGCCGGCGTCTCTTCGACGACCGACGCGCCCCGAGCCGTCGACGGGTCGACCGTCTCCCAAACCGACAACGAATCCCTCCAGCAGGTCAACGTACTCGATATCCCGCCCACGTCGGTCGAACGGTGGGACGTGAATCGGCAGTACGTCGACCTCGGTCCCGCAGTCGCGCTGTCGACGAACGCGACCACCGACCGCCTGCGAACCATCGAGATGGCCGAGCGTATCGAGGCATCGAACACGAGCGACCAACGCGCGGAGCGCATTCAGACGGCGCTCCAAAACCTCGAATCCCGGACCAACGAACTCGACCAGCAACAGACCGACGCGGTGGCGGCCTACGGTCGCGGCGAACTCAGCTCACAGGACTTGCTCGTGGAACTCGTCCGAGTCAGCATCGTCGCGGAGGAACTGAGCGACCGCCGGAGCCGCCTCGAAACGCTGGCCGACGAGACGCCCGGGTTCACCATCGACCGCGGGCGCATGGCCTCCATCGGCAACCGCCTCTCGGCGTTCACCGGTCCGGTACGCGCCCACGCCGAGCAGGTGATTCGAGGCGACGCCGCGCCACACCGATACTACCTGGCGACTGGAGCACAGAGCGTGACCGTCTCCACCATCGTCGACGACACCTACTACCGCGAGGCGTACCGCGGCGACCTGCGGAACGGTGAGGGGGACGCCATCGAACTCGAAGTCGCCCTCGACATCGTGGCCACGAGCTACCCCGTCATCTGGAACACCACGCGCGAGCAGACACAGGTGTTCGGCGGTGGCGAGACCTACCCCGTCCGCATCGCCCACAGTCGCGGCGACCTGACGGCCTTCGTCGACAGCGACGCCCGAGTGGTCTACGCCGAACACCAGCGCCGCCCGCTCTCCTCGCTCGTCGCCGACCGGCGCGCGGACCAGACTGCCGAGGGACTCCGCCTCCACGTCAACCACACGTATCCGGGTGGCCCGGTCGAAGTGACCGTTGTCGACGCCCAGACCGGAAGTCCCGTCGACGCGAACGTCTCGATGACCATCGAGACGGGAGCCGAGCGCCCGCTCGACCCAACCGGCGACGACGGCACGCTCTGGACGCTCTCGCCGTACCGCCCCTACACCATCACGGCAGAACGACAGGGCGACACGGTCGAGGCGACCATCGAACCCGGCGCGCCGCCGCGAGTGCAGCCGACGACGAGAGACGACAACGAGACGGAAGACAACGAGACGACGGCGACCCCGACGCCGACTCCGACCCCCGCGGTGTTCGAATAA
- a CDS encoding helix-turn-helix transcriptional regulator, whose product MRIAASFLALLVLLAGTAPAVALADAGSSPSSGADQPALSESTPARIDAPTLTELYIVPDPSGDARWTVSVRYALESSSDRDAFREYGRSFEAGDAEAGPGIDFFRMLASEASGTTDREMAIQNPTRNATVQNGTGVLRLSFTWTNFVTDTDRGFVIREAVLMPGNRTWLSSIGPSQRLVVETPDGYQVTDSRFGLDNGSVVVDGPHRFREPLTISYEQTEEPDPSSIPWELLVGAALLLGGGAIAAAYARSRGFDADSLPTTGDDGRPPSTPVDPETDAAPSDGDGDTDDADGDDADDGDEAAGVDPELLSDEERVEHLLDQNGGRMKQAQIVKETGWSDAKVSQLLSTMADEGRVEKLRLGRENLISLPDDES is encoded by the coding sequence ATGCGGATCGCCGCGTCCTTCCTCGCCCTCCTCGTCCTCCTCGCCGGGACGGCCCCCGCGGTGGCACTCGCCGACGCCGGCTCCTCGCCGTCGTCCGGCGCCGACCAGCCAGCGCTCTCGGAATCGACGCCCGCTCGCATCGATGCGCCGACGCTTACCGAACTCTACATCGTGCCCGACCCGAGCGGCGACGCTCGCTGGACCGTCTCCGTCCGCTACGCGCTCGAATCGTCGTCCGACCGCGACGCCTTCCGCGAGTACGGCCGGTCGTTCGAAGCCGGCGACGCCGAGGCCGGTCCCGGAATCGACTTCTTCCGGATGCTCGCCAGCGAGGCCAGCGGGACGACCGACCGCGAGATGGCCATCCAGAACCCGACCCGCAACGCGACCGTCCAGAACGGGACGGGCGTGCTTCGCCTCTCGTTTACGTGGACGAACTTCGTCACCGACACCGACCGCGGCTTCGTGATTCGGGAGGCGGTGTTGATGCCTGGCAATCGAACGTGGCTGTCCTCTATCGGCCCCTCGCAGCGACTGGTCGTGGAGACGCCGGACGGCTACCAAGTGACTGATTCGCGGTTCGGCCTCGACAACGGTTCTGTCGTCGTCGACGGCCCGCACCGCTTCCGTGAACCGCTCACTATCTCCTACGAGCAGACGGAAGAGCCCGACCCGTCGTCCATCCCCTGGGAACTCCTCGTCGGGGCCGCTCTCCTCCTCGGCGGCGGCGCCATCGCGGCCGCGTACGCCCGCTCCCGCGGATTCGACGCCGATTCGTTGCCCACGACTGGCGACGATGGGCGGCCGCCGAGCACACCGGTCGACCCTGAGACGGACGCGGCGCCGTCCGACGGAGACGGTGACACGGACGACGCCGACGGGGACGACGCCGACGATGGCGACGAAGCGGCCGGGGTCGACCCCGAACTGCTCTCGGACGAGGAGCGCGTCGAACACCTCCTCGACCAGAACGGCGGCCGGATGAAGCAGGCCCAAATCGTCAAGGAGACGGGCTGGTCCGACGCCAAGGTGTCACAGTTGCTCTCGACCATGGCCGACGAGGGCAGGGTCGAGAAGCTCCGACTCGGCCGGGAGAACCTCATCTCCCTACCCGACGACGAGTCGTAA
- a CDS encoding polyprenyl synthetase family protein, which yields MEYLNRRVGLVNDRLESIVEAVEPPELAAELDHVALAGGKRVRPAVTVLACEAVGGAPEDAVDFAVGIELVHNASLVIDDIIDRSEVRRGTPSAWAEFGYGPAILASDGLLGEAFALFSQNERAMRIVAEAMVELGEGEATELVARPENEAEYMELARRKTGVLFRAAAELGAVAGGADAVTVESLGDYAERVGVAFQIRDDVLDATADATDLGKPTGQDAEMDRPSLVQVTGLSPEEANQRAQATSDRALDALATAETREVDAVEYLQDLAEFVVVRER from the coding sequence ATGGAGTATCTGAATCGCCGCGTGGGGCTGGTGAACGACCGGCTGGAGTCCATCGTCGAGGCGGTCGAACCCCCCGAACTCGCGGCGGAACTCGACCACGTCGCCCTCGCGGGCGGGAAGCGCGTCCGCCCGGCGGTGACGGTGCTCGCGTGCGAGGCGGTCGGTGGCGCGCCGGAGGATGCAGTCGATTTCGCCGTCGGTATCGAACTCGTCCACAACGCGTCGCTGGTCATCGACGACATCATCGACCGGTCCGAGGTCCGACGCGGCACGCCGAGTGCGTGGGCCGAGTTCGGCTACGGCCCCGCCATCCTCGCCAGCGACGGCTTGCTCGGTGAGGCCTTCGCCCTCTTCTCGCAGAACGAGCGTGCGATGCGAATCGTCGCCGAGGCGATGGTGGAACTCGGCGAGGGCGAGGCGACGGAACTCGTCGCCCGCCCCGAGAACGAGGCGGAGTACATGGAGCTCGCGCGGCGCAAGACGGGCGTACTCTTCCGGGCCGCGGCGGAACTCGGCGCGGTGGCCGGCGGCGCCGACGCCGTCACCGTCGAATCTCTCGGCGACTACGCCGAACGCGTCGGCGTCGCGTTCCAGATTCGTGACGACGTGCTCGACGCCACCGCCGACGCCACTGACCTCGGCAAGCCGACGGGGCAGGACGCCGAGATGGACCGCCCATCGCTGGTGCAGGTGACGGGGCTGTCGCCGGAGGAGGCGAATCAGCGCGCACAGGCAACCTCCGACCGGGCGCTCGACGCCCTCGCGACGGCCGAGACGCGCGAAGTCGACGCCGTGGAGTATCTGCAAGACCTCGCGGAGTTCGTCGTCGTCCGCGAGCGCTAA
- the npdG gene encoding NADPH-dependent F420 reductase, translating into MRIALLGGTGDVGEGLALRWAYHTDHEVVIGSRDPDKARTKAEEYETELSSRGVDCKINGFENEMAADRARIIVLAVPAYHASDTVEAIADSLDDDDILVTPATGMQRDDDGFHYHRPGAGSVTQLVADAAPENVPVVGAFHNLAAGRLADLDADLGIDTLLVADDDDAKDIVRLLADGIDGLRPLDAGGLANAPEIEALTPLLVNVAMHNDGLHDLGVRFD; encoded by the coding sequence ATGCGAATCGCGCTACTCGGCGGGACTGGCGACGTCGGCGAAGGCCTCGCGCTCCGGTGGGCGTATCACACCGACCACGAAGTCGTGATCGGCTCTCGCGACCCCGACAAGGCCCGCACGAAAGCCGAGGAGTACGAGACGGAACTGTCGAGTCGCGGCGTCGACTGCAAGATCAACGGCTTCGAAAACGAGATGGCGGCCGACCGAGCGCGCATCATCGTCCTCGCCGTGCCGGCCTATCACGCCAGCGACACGGTCGAGGCCATCGCCGACTCCCTCGACGACGACGATATTCTCGTCACGCCCGCGACGGGGATGCAACGCGACGACGACGGCTTCCACTACCACCGCCCCGGCGCCGGCAGCGTCACCCAACTCGTCGCCGACGCTGCCCCCGAGAACGTGCCCGTCGTCGGCGCGTTCCACAACCTCGCGGCCGGCCGGTTGGCCGACTTGGACGCCGACCTCGGCATCGACACCCTCCTCGTCGCCGACGACGACGACGCCAAGGACATCGTGCGCCTCCTCGCCGACGGCATCGACGGCCTGCGGCCCCTCGACGCCGGCGGCCTCGCCAACGCGCCCGAAATCGAGGCGTTGACGCCGCTGCTCGTCAACGTCGCCATGCACAACGACGGCCTCCACGACCTCGGCGTCCGGTTCGACTAG
- a CDS encoding methyltransferase domain-containing protein: protein MGILEDKSRARLFYKYLSKVYDQVNPFIWNEEMRAEALELLALDPDDRVLDVGCGTGFGTEGLLQYSDDVHGLDQSIHQMEKAFEKFGKTDEVNFYRGDAERLPFADDSFDAVWSSGSIEYWPNPVDALAEFRRVVKPGGSVLVVGPNYPSSSLFQRLADAIMLFYDEAEADRMFAEAGFDDVQHVTMGPSYNPEIAITTLARVPDA, encoded by the coding sequence ATGGGCATCCTCGAAGACAAGTCGCGGGCGCGGCTGTTCTACAAGTACCTCTCGAAGGTGTACGACCAGGTCAACCCCTTCATCTGGAACGAGGAGATGCGAGCCGAGGCGCTCGAACTCCTCGCACTCGACCCGGACGACCGGGTGCTTGACGTGGGTTGTGGCACCGGGTTCGGCACCGAGGGACTCCTCCAGTACAGCGACGACGTCCACGGACTCGACCAGAGCATCCACCAGATGGAGAAGGCGTTCGAGAAGTTCGGCAAGACTGACGAGGTGAACTTCTACCGCGGCGACGCGGAGCGACTCCCCTTCGCCGACGACAGCTTCGACGCCGTCTGGTCGTCCGGGTCCATCGAATACTGGCCTAACCCCGTCGACGCCCTCGCCGAGTTCCGCCGCGTCGTCAAACCCGGCGGCTCGGTGCTCGTCGTCGGCCCGAACTACCCCAGCAGCTCGCTGTTCCAGCGGCTCGCGGACGCCATCATGCTCTTCTACGACGAGGCGGAGGCCGACCGGATGTTCGCCGAGGCGGGCTTCGACGACGTCCAACACGTGACGATGGGCCCGTCGTACAACCCGGAAATCGCCATCACGACGCTGGCTCGCGTCCCCGACGCGTAG
- a CDS encoding UPF0146 family protein: MTAPRTDLADRLAAYDRLLEVGVGHRPEVAAALADAGATVTAIDVVDATVPDGVEFVRDDVVARRDAIEGGASPPEHYRVDAVYGLNLPAELQRPVLDVARAVGADFLFTTLGFEEPVVPVERESVGRETLYVARSR, from the coding sequence GTGACGGCCCCACGTACGGACCTCGCCGACCGCCTCGCCGCCTACGACCGCCTCCTCGAAGTCGGCGTCGGGCACCGCCCCGAAGTCGCCGCAGCGCTCGCCGACGCCGGCGCGACGGTCACCGCAATCGACGTCGTCGACGCCACCGTCCCCGACGGCGTCGAGTTCGTCCGCGACGACGTCGTCGCGCGACGCGACGCCATCGAAGGCGGCGCGTCCCCGCCCGAACACTACCGAGTCGACGCCGTCTACGGCCTGAACCTGCCCGCCGAACTCCAGCGCCCCGTTCTCGACGTGGCTCGCGCCGTCGGCGCCGACTTCCTCTTTACGACGCTCGGCTTCGAGGAACCCGTCGTCCCCGTCGAACGCGAGTCCGTCGGGCGCGAGACGCTCTACGTCGCGCGGTCCAGATAG
- a CDS encoding archaemetzincin family Zn-dependent metalloprotease, with amino-acid sequence MLVDIVPIGDVPAQVKREASAGLRSVYDCDVTVQDAQPIPEGAFDRNRSQYRAEEFIELTSRVGTGEKNIGITGEDLYYRRRNYVFGLAYLNGNGSVVSTYRLQTSSDGGITSKPQTEVFADRVRKEIVHEIGHTFGLEHCDNERCVMSFSPTVREVDKKEETLCGSCNRTLF; translated from the coding sequence ATGCTCGTCGACATCGTGCCGATAGGGGACGTTCCGGCACAGGTGAAACGCGAGGCTTCTGCCGGGCTCCGCTCCGTCTACGACTGCGACGTGACGGTGCAGGACGCACAGCCAATCCCCGAGGGTGCGTTCGACCGCAATCGGAGTCAGTACCGCGCCGAGGAGTTCATCGAACTCACGAGCCGGGTCGGGACTGGCGAGAAGAACATCGGCATCACCGGCGAGGACCTCTACTACCGGCGCCGAAACTACGTCTTCGGACTCGCCTATCTCAACGGCAACGGCTCCGTCGTCTCGACGTATCGCCTCCAGACTTCCTCCGACGGCGGCATCACCTCTAAGCCACAGACCGAGGTGTTCGCCGACCGGGTGCGCAAGGAAATCGTCCACGAAATCGGGCACACCTTCGGCCTCGAACACTGCGACAACGAGCGCTGCGTGATGAGCTTCTCCCCCACCGTGCGCGAAGTCGACAAGAAAGAAGAGACGCTGTGTGGTTCCTGTAATCGGACGCTGTTTTAA
- a CDS encoding thioredoxin family protein codes for MTVRLLDFYADWCGPCDAQEPILEEILDDYGSVEFEKIDVEQDQDTANAYQVQSLPTVVVENDDGVVEQFVGVTQRPDIEDALQRAGA; via the coding sequence ATGACCGTTCGACTGCTCGATTTCTACGCCGACTGGTGTGGACCGTGCGACGCACAGGAGCCGATTCTCGAAGAAATTCTCGATGACTACGGGAGTGTCGAGTTCGAGAAAATCGACGTCGAACAGGACCAGGACACCGCCAACGCCTACCAGGTGCAGTCGCTGCCGACAGTCGTCGTTGAGAACGACGACGGCGTCGTCGAGCAGTTCGTCGGCGTCACTCAGCGTCCCGACATCGAGGACGCCCTCCAGCGCGCCGGCGCCTAG
- a CDS encoding type II toxin-antitoxin system HicA family toxin, with translation MARRTYSGEEIVKALGKWRFRRVDQTGSHVKLRYQDPNTGEKRTVTVPLHDELATGTLKSIAEQAGADDFQEFLDAIDDLL, from the coding sequence GTGGCCCGGCGCACTTACTCCGGCGAGGAGATAGTGAAAGCGCTCGGCAAGTGGCGTTTCCGAAGAGTTGACCAGACCGGAAGCCACGTCAAACTTCGCTACCAAGATCCGAACACGGGCGAGAAGCGGACCGTCACAGTCCCGCTACACGACGAACTCGCGACAGGGACGCTGAAGAGCATCGCCGAGCAGGCCGGGGCTGACGACTTTCAGGAGTTCCTCGACGCTATCGACGACCTGTTGTGA
- a CDS encoding YbhB/YbcL family Raf kinase inhibitor-like protein: MELSSPAFDDGGPIPVAYGYTERNVNPPLELAGVPDDAETLALVVDDPDAVEPAGKVWIHWLVWNVNPTRKRIPEDWSTDSATATEGENDYEEVGYGGPNPPDREHTYRFRLFALDDTLDVPEGSSLDRLEQAMAGHVVAEAVLEGTYAP; this comes from the coding sequence ATGGAACTCTCCAGTCCGGCGTTCGACGACGGTGGCCCGATTCCCGTGGCGTACGGCTACACCGAGCGAAACGTCAACCCGCCGCTCGAACTCGCGGGCGTCCCCGACGACGCCGAGACACTCGCTCTCGTCGTCGACGACCCTGACGCCGTCGAACCCGCGGGGAAGGTGTGGATTCACTGGCTGGTGTGGAACGTGAATCCCACGCGCAAGCGCATCCCCGAGGACTGGTCGACCGACTCCGCCACTGCGACCGAGGGCGAGAACGACTACGAGGAGGTCGGCTACGGCGGCCCCAACCCCCCGGACCGCGAACACACCTACCGCTTCCGGCTGTTCGCACTCGACGACACGCTGGACGTGCCCGAGGGCAGTTCACTCGACCGACTGGAGCAGGCGATGGCGGGTCATGTCGTCGCGGAAGCGGTTCTGGAGGGGACGTACGCGCCGTGA